One segment of Streptosporangium brasiliense DNA contains the following:
- a CDS encoding winged helix-turn-helix transcriptional regulator — protein MFLADCRARLAFDLIGNTWSAVVVWALRVGPRRPGDLREHIGGISAKVLTETLRRLEYNGLVSRRAYAEAPPRVEYELTDLGRTLVPLIEAFGEWAFDHGDEVLDAQDQAESLERSGSG, from the coding sequence GTGTTCCTCGCAGACTGCCGTGCCCGGCTCGCCTTCGACCTGATCGGCAACACCTGGAGCGCCGTCGTCGTCTGGGCTCTGCGGGTCGGCCCACGGCGGCCCGGTGACCTGCGGGAGCACATCGGGGGGATCAGCGCGAAGGTCCTCACCGAGACCCTCCGCAGGCTGGAGTACAACGGCCTCGTCTCCCGCCGCGCCTACGCCGAGGCGCCTCCACGGGTCGAGTACGAGCTCACCGACCTGGGCCGCACCCTGGTGCCGCTGATCGAGGCTTTCGGGGAATGGGCGTTCGACCACGGAGACGAGGTCCTCGACGCTCAGGACCAGGCTGAGAGTCTCGAACGCTCAGGATCAGGCTGA
- a CDS encoding NADPH-dependent F420 reductase: MTGGRMRIGILGAGRMADALGTQWVRAGHELTLSGRDPVKVAALAERLGPAARAGTWTEAATAGEVVLLAIRDHAALDVLEAAGAAGGTLRGRVLIDCTNPVVPERFTLATEDGPSMAERVAATAVGARVVKAFNLCHEDVWRMTPPVFHGTPLAVPLCGDDDDALATTRSLVEDLGCVAVEGGGLERAGLLEATAAFMIGLWFRGADAQAVLPPLEFAFGRP, translated from the coding sequence ATGACAGGAGGACGGATGCGTATCGGCATCCTCGGCGCGGGCCGCATGGCGGACGCGCTCGGAACGCAGTGGGTCCGCGCGGGACACGAGTTGACGCTGAGCGGCCGGGACCCGGTGAAGGTCGCCGCCCTTGCCGAACGCCTCGGCCCGGCCGCGCGCGCGGGCACCTGGACCGAGGCCGCGACGGCCGGCGAGGTGGTGCTGCTGGCCATCCGCGATCACGCGGCGCTCGACGTCCTGGAGGCGGCCGGCGCCGCCGGCGGGACGCTGCGCGGGCGCGTGCTGATCGACTGCACCAACCCGGTCGTGCCGGAGCGGTTCACCCTCGCGACGGAGGACGGGCCGTCGATGGCCGAGCGCGTCGCCGCGACCGCCGTCGGCGCCCGCGTCGTCAAGGCCTTCAACCTGTGCCACGAGGACGTCTGGCGGATGACACCACCCGTCTTCCACGGCACCCCGCTGGCCGTACCGCTGTGCGGGGACGACGACGACGCGCTGGCGACCACGCGCTCACTGGTCGAGGACCTGGGATGCGTGGCGGTCGAGGGCGGCGGCCTGGAGCGTGCCGGGCTGCTCGAGGCGACGGCGGCGTTCATGATCGGCCTGTGGTTCCGCGGCGCGGACGCCCAGGCGGTGCTGCCGCCGCTGGAATTCGCCTTCGGGAGGCCCTGA